The genome window ATAAGTCGGTAAGTGCAAAAGAGCCCCAGAGCACTTCCAATTCTAAAACTCCTTCCCTATCTAAATGCACGATGCCCCAGGCGGTACCGGCGGTGAAGAGGCATCGGAACGGATCGGCAGACCACCTGGGAAGGATTTCTAGGCGGTTCGCAGGAGCCGAGTAGCGAATGCCGCTTAGTGCAAGCAGTAGGCCCCAGGAAGAGAGCGCACGGGCATAATGATGCCCACATTCAAACTCATTCCATGGGTTACGGCGTACCCCATCATGACGATTCCGAACGCCACGCACGATGGCAAGGCCTTCTTCGAGTTTTCCTTCATAGATTAAGTGGCTGGCTACCTGATATTCGATACCTGTCCACACCTCATCGGCGTAGGGAAACGGGTAGCGTGGACGCCTGCCGTGCGGCCAAGTGCACAAAAGAAGGCCCGATTCGTCGTTAAGTGCATAACAACGTTGCACGCTGGCATGTTGTGACAGATCGGGCTTCCAGTTGTAACGGAAGACGGATCCTATGGCTTTTTTAACAAGCTCGGGCGGCAGTAGGTAGCCGAGGCCAATAACATGGGCCATCCACTGACCTAGGAGTTGGTCGGAAAGGCAGCCTGCCCCAAACTGGTGGAGCGGCTCCGGTTCGAGTGGGAGCTGGTTAGGCGACTGTTGTTGCACTGCACCGGAGTTTGTTGTCGTAACGATTTGACGGAAAAACTCCCCATTCCACAAAAGCTCCACAAGACGGGTGCGGCCTTGTTCGTAGCGATTCCGATATTCGCTGGCCTTCTCATAAAATCCCAGCTCTCTAGCCATCTCTTCGGCAGCCCGGAGGGCACCGAGATAGAGAACGCTGCAAAGGGGATTTGGGCCGTAGAATTCAATGTCGTAGGTATTGTGCTGTTCTCCTTCCATGACGCCGTCTTGATCGGAATCCCAAGAACCTGGCTGCCAGGCAAATTCGAGAGCGCGCTGGACGCCTGGCCAGATGGTTTGGAGAAACTTTCTATCTCCACACTGTGTCCATTCACGGTAAGCGCGGAGGATTGTGCCCATTTGACCATCGGCGGCTGGTTTAAACTGCCATAGGGTTGAGCTAAGAGGCAGCAGGGTTCGAAACGCCATATGTCCATTAGGACGAGTATTGTGGCAAAAATCGGTGAGGCGCACGCTGCGCTCAAGTGAGGGAAAGAGAAAAGCGGCGGACATCGCATAGTTCCAGACATGTGTGCAGTTCATCGGACAGCAGCCTCCTCGATCGCCACATCCTTCAAATGCGTTCATGCGTCCATCGGCAGTATACAAAACCGTAGGCGATCGAAGAATAGAAATATTCGCTCCTACGGCATCGAGGACAAAAGGTGGCAATGTGGAGCGATAGAGGGCATGATGAAAAGCGCGCGTTGTCTTTTCAAGGCTAGCAAGGTTCTCGAAAGTGTAGCGAGCAGCCTCCCATGAGGATTGAAAACGGGTGGCATAGTGGTTGCCGATATGTTTTCCATGCACCTCCGGTTCCGAGTTCCAGTAGTTAACAAGGTTGGGGAAACGCCAGGCAATGAGGAAAGGTAGCTCAACATGGCTTTTGGGTGCAAGATGCGCGTGGAGTGCGAGAGTGGCGACGTCGGTTTGATGATCGGGAGAGGGGGAAGCTTGAGGATCGCTGGATAAGTGTCCTTTAGAGGACACGAAATCGTCCCAAAAGTTTTGGGCATCGTCCCACCAACCTGCACGTTCCCAGCGTAGGCGGTAGCTAACGTTGTACCAGTCGGTCATTAAGGTTATATCGCCGTGGTGAGGGTCGGAGGGTTGGGGTTTTCCACCGGTCATAAAGATGCCATGTAAAGCGTTTTCTTCTTGCCAGGTATTGAGATTTCTCCCAAGCTGTTGATGATAGCGGCTACCAGGAAGTTCGTGGCCGGTGAGGCCAATGGGATTTAAAAGGCACAGGGCGATGGTGGCAGATAGGGCATGTTCTGTAGGGTTGCGCACCCTCCACCGGAAAAAAGCGACCGGGAGCGACGAGCTTTCCACATCCATGGGAATAAGGGGATTGAACGCTTCAAGAGAGAGTTGAACGGGCAGAAGGTCGTCATGAAAATGAAGCCATGCGAAGGGATATTCTCCGCGAAAGGTGTTAGAATGAAGTCGAGGGAGGCCCGGAACCCTGCCCGTTGGCAGGCCGGATGCACCGCTGTAGGGCGGAGGGATACGGCTTTCAAGTACGCGAGCAACACCTTTGTCATTTTCGCTCTCGAAGTAGCCGAGAAAGAAGGTAAAGGGTAGGTGAAAGCCCTTACCGGGATGATTGAATATCTCCCAGTCTCTCAGGTCGCCGCGGCCACCCAGTGATATCGTGCCGGTGCCAATGCCACCGAGTGGAAAGGCGATCTCACATAGCCTACTCCCGCGATAGATATGGCGGTATGGAGTAGATTGCTTTGGCATAGACCTCCTAGACCAAGTGGGTAATTTAAACGGGTTATTCGCCATTTGTTTCCCCGACTCCTGTTTTAATAGAATAAGGGGGCAAGAAACTCTTAGTGGCTTGCCCACAGGGATAGATTGTTCATCGTCGTCAATCAACTTTACCTGAACCAAATTTAGCAAGAGTTTCAGCGGTCAAGTGGTGAAGGTGAGCCGGTTCACCCACTCAGCGAATCCCCATGATTAGGGGGATGTGTGGGATTTAGAACTTTCTGATGGGTAAGGAAAAGGGCGGTGAAGGTTCACGAAAAAAGTGAAGATTCGGTGCAGGGCAGTCTTGACGGCGGTAGAGGTATAATGGCGGCTAAGATGAGAGTTTTAGGCATAGAGACAAGTTGCGACGAGACATCGGTAGCCATTGTGGAAGAGGGGGAGCGAGTTCTTTCGAACATTGTGGCTAGCCAGGTGGACCTCCATGCGCGGTATGGTGGGATCGTGCCAGAGGTCGCTTCACGGCATCATGTTGAGCGATTTATACCGGTAATGTGCGAAGCGTTGGCAAGTGCCAAGACAACATTAGATGATGTGGGACTTATCGCCGTAACAAATAGGCCTGGGTTATTGGGCGCTCTGTTGGTGGGTGTTTCGGCGGCGAAAGCACTGGCCATGGCTTTGAGGCGGCCCATTGTGGCTGTGCACCATTTAGAGGGGCATCTTTATTCGGCTTTTCTTGCAGATAACACGCTTTATGAGAGGCTACCGCTCGTTGCGCTGATCGTTTCCGGAGGGCATACGCAACTGGTTTGGATGGAAGGATATGGGCGTTACGCCCTGTTGGGCGCTACTCGTGATGATGCGGCCGGTGAGGCTTTTGATAAGGGAGCTAGGTTGCTTGGTCTACCCTATCCTGGGGGGCCTAACCTCTCGAAACTGGCGGAGGGCGGAGATCCAAGTCGTATTTCTTTCCCGCGAGGCATGATCTCTGAGGGGTTGGATTTTAGCTTCAGCGGGCTCAAAACGGCTTTGCGTACCTTTCTAGAAAAAGACCAAGGTGCCACTTCATTGGCGGACATAGCAGCCTCGTATGAGGCCGCTATTGTAGACGTGCTAGTGGCAAAGTTACGTCGTGCCTTGCAAGCGACGGGAGCAAAGACCGCCTGTGTTGTGGGAGGGGTGGCAGCCAATCGGCTGCTGCAGCGTCGGATGCGAGCGATGGCCGTTGAGGAGGGCCTTCATTTGGTGATGCCTGAACCGACGCTCTGCACCGATAACGCGGCTATGATCGCTGCCGCCGGTTACTGGCGATACCGCACCTGTGGAGCAGATGCCCTGAGTTTTGACACGCTGGCAACGGCTCCGCTTGCCACATTCCAACTTGCTTAAGAGGGAAACGGTGGAACTGTTAGGAATTTTAAAGGAGTCACCTGCCCTAAAGACGCTGTTCGAGGATTGCATGGCAGGGCGGTCGGGCTTCACTGCTGACCATTTCGATGCTCAAGTTCGCAAATGGATCGGCCTTTCTAGCTCTACAGCGCTTCGATGGATTACCTATAGGGGCCTTGGTGGCGAAATGGACGGTGTAATGGCTTTAGGTATGAGCGATGAGGCGTGCAAGGCCTTTCTGATGTATGCTTGCGGTGAGCGGGCCGTGCGAGAGCTTCTTTTGAGGCTACCTAGGGATCATTGGGTTGAATTGAAATACGTGGCCGAGTGGATGCGTAACGGGATTACTGAGTTGATAGACGTGCAGGAAGAAAACAAGGAGAACGAGACTGTTTACAAGGTAACAGGGCGAAGGCGTGGCAGGCGTTCTGTGATAGAGCACATGGTGGATGGGAGTAAGGACGGTGTTCTGGCTGAAGTTCGCTCTCTTTTGCGCGAAACATCTTGCAGAACTCGAAGATACTTTGCCATTGAAGGAGATTTGTTATGTCTGCGTGCCGTTGAGGATGGACTAGCGATTCACTGGTTGCTTTACACTCCGGAGTTAAAGAGCGATCCCCTAGGTTACCAACTGTACGAACAGGCCTGCTTACAAGAGGTGCCTAGGGCGTGTCTGAGTGGAGGTTTAATGGCTAAGCTCACCACAACACGGCCGGTTCCACGTGTGATAGCGGTCGTTGAGACAGGAGTGCGTTCGCTGACTCATTTTCAGCTAGGCTCGCGGTCTGTCCTGCTCATAGCCGAAAATATTGCCAATCCCGATAACCTTGGAATGATATTGAGGACTGCCGATGCGGCTGGAGCAGAGGGAGTTATGGTGGTAGGAGAAGGGTCGGATCCGTTCCATAAAAACTGCATTCGGGCGGCACGAGGAGCGATAGGACGATTGCCGCTATTGTATTGCGATAATTTGCGGACTGCCCTGCATGCCTTTGTGGCAAAGGGTACTCAGGTGATAGGCGCGACCGGTTCGGCGCAGGAGACTCTCTGGCAGCTAGATTTTCGACCTCCTTTGCTCTTGCTGGTAGGCAATGAGCAAAACGGCCTAACAAAAGAGGTGCTTGAGGTATGCACCCATCAGGTTCGGATTCCTATGGTAGCAGGCCAGGATTCGCTAAACGTTGGGGTTGCCGCGGGCATTCTGCTCTACGAAATACAGCGGCGACTATACGCCGAGTGCTCTCGTAGAGATATGAGGGTGAATTCCATAGTAAAATAGAGGTAGCATAGCGTCTGCTTCCTGCTGGGAAGTCGCATGCTGGAGGGTAGCCTGCAGGTTGCTATCCTCTCTCCACGTATCAGCAAGAATGGCAAGTTGGCTTGCCCAATTTCGTTTTTCTATTGAAGGTGTCGGTAGGGAGGAGAAAGCTTAGCGTGGCGTTTGGAAGCGCGTCGCCAAAGCGCCTTAAACAGGGGGTTAGGACTGCATGGGGATGGGTTGGAGTATGGTACAACAATGGAGTGCGCATGAAATTAAGATGTGCTCCGATGTAGCCGGATGACATCGGAGGAATAGCAGTTCACTTGCCGCCTTTTCTGTGGAACAACGATACCGCTCGAGGCGGTGGTGAGCTTCGCAAATTTTTCCTGATAAGAAAACAGGAAAGGAGTAAACAGAATGGCAACGATTTCTCTGTCGGATATGACGCGGCGTGAGGCTCTTGTCGCCGAATTGGCGACCCAAGTGAAGAACCCACCCGCAAGGGTGGGTGACGTGGCTAGTGATCCCGCGTTGGCAAAATTGCGCCAATTGGGCACACAGCTCTGGATGGATACAGGGGATTTAGAGGCTGCGCGTAAGCTGTGGAGACAGGAGTTCTCGGCTCTAACCACCAACAACACCTTAGCTAACCAGGTGGTTCAGACGGGGATTATGGATGAAGATATTAAAGAGGCGGCTCGACGGATTCGGGATGTCGAGCCGGGTGTCGCCCCGGACGATTTGGTGATGGACATCGGGTTCGTTATTAACTGTCACATCGCTCTTCGGCTTGTGAGCGCGTTCGATGCTTTCGTTAGCGTGGAGTTGCATCCCTCAATTGCTCATGACATCGAGAAGACGGTGCGTTATGCGCAAAGATACTATGCGGTTCATCCCGAGCGCTTCATTGTAAAGATCCCTATGACTCCAGAAGGGTTTTGTGCCGTGGCTCGTGCTCGTGCCGAGGGCATTCCCATCAACTACACGCTTGGCTTCTCTGCCCGACAGAACTATTTGGCCACTTTGCTCTCGAAGCCGAACTACTGTAATGTGTTTCTAGGAAGATTAAACTCGGTGGTGGCCGATAATCATCTGGGTGATGGCAGGTTCGTTGGTGAGAAGGCGACGCTGGCTTCGCAGAGAGTGGTACGGGAGTTACGTGAGCACCACCCAGATATTCCAACGCGCCAAATTGCCGCTTCGATGCGGAGTGGAGAGCAGCTATTAACGCTGGCCGGAGTGGATGTGTATACGGCCCCTCCGAAGGCGGTAGAGGAGTTCTACGCTGCTCACCCGAGGCCGGAGAGCATCGAATCGTGTCTGAACAAGGATTATGAGGTGCATTTGAACCCTGGTGCCGATGCTGAAACCCATCGGCAGCTTGAGCTCCTTTGGACGGTAGATGATGCGTTCAAAGCTTTTGCAAAAGAGCTTGCTGCGCGAGGTGGCGTGCACTTAACAGGGAACGACCTTCGGCAGGCAGATCGAGACCATGGAACCCGCTTGTTTAGCAACTTCACATCGGAGGAACAGCAGGCGATTCGCGAGAAAGGTAAAATACCCGATTTTGCTCGATGGAAGGGGCGAGCCTCTCTTGACGACCTCATGACCGAAGCGGCACTGCAGTCGTTCATTGTTGACCAGGAAGCACTAGATGCTCGCATCCGTAAACTGATCGCGGAAGCCTAAGGACAACCAGCCGTAGAACGGTAAAGTTGAGGGAGGGCTGTGCTCTCCCTCTTGACTTGTAGGCAGCAGGATTTCCGCGGTGCTTTCGCGAAATGAAAACATGTGACAGTCGAAGGTTTGCTTGCTTTACTACGCGACATCGTTGGGGATGATGGCGTCCTCTCCGCTGACGATTTCCCTTGGCCAAGATGGTGGCAATCGCCTCCTCTTGCTGCATTGTGTCCGAAGGAGAAGTCTCAGCTTGCTCCATTGATATGTGCTCTAGAAGAGGCTGATGTTGGCATTGTACCGGTAGGCGGGGGCACGCGACTACATACCGGCTACAGCCCGAGCAAGCCTGTGGTTTTGGTGAGTAGTGTTCACCTTAATTCTCTGTTAGACTATCAACCCGATGACCTAACGGTAACTGTTGAGCCCGGAATGACGCTTGCCGATTTGCAGGGTATTTTAGCGAAACGTCATCAGCGTTTAGCGCTCGATGTGCCTCTGCCTGATAGGGCCACGCTAGGAGGCATTGTGGCCAGTGCGCAAAGCGGTTTTTGGCGGACAGCTTATGGAACACCTCGCGATATTTTGATCGGCGTTCGTGCGATGATGTCGGGAGGTGTTGAGGTTCGCGGTGGTGGCAAGGTTGTGAAAAACGTAGCTGGTTACGATATTAGCAAACTCTTTACCGGATCGTGGGGAACGTTAGGCTTTCTTACCGAGTTAACGTTCAAAGTCCATACGGCACCAGCATTTCAGCGCACTCTCGTTTGGGAAGTCGCTGATCTTGCTACGGGAGCAAGGATCGCATTTGAGCTTTATCAAGCGCAACTTGCCGCTGTAGGTTACTGGGTCACGAATGAGGTCGCCTCACGTCCTCAGGTCGTCTTATTTTTGCAGGGTACTCGCAGACGCGTGGATTGGCAAACAGACGCGTATACCGATCTTGCGAGAAAGCTTGGTGTTTCGATGGCACCTGAAGAGCTATCCCAGGAGAGGCAGCAGGAATGGCAAAATCGCCTTGCACGGTTATCCGATGCGACACCTTTAGCTGTGCGCATCTCTTGTTTGCCGACCGAAGTCGCGTCGCTTTTAGAGCGCATTGGCGATGCACCAGACCTGCAAGTAACAGCAGATTGTGCCTGCGGGATCGTAGAGATCGCTGCAGCGGCACCTGAGCTACTTTCGCCAAAGCGTGTCCGTGAACTTTTGCCGTCGCCGCGAACCCGTTTGATTTGGACACGGTTAGACCCCATCACTCCTGAACTTGAAGATACCGAGCGATGGGGCCATTTGGGAGCGGATTTTCCGTTGCAAAAACTTCTCAAACAGTCACTCGATCCGCACAACACCTTCAGCCCTGGCCGTTTTATCGGGCATTTATAGGGACTTGAGAGGTTTTCTGCGCTGTAGAAGTAGGCATTGGTTGCTTGAAGAAGGGATCAGACAGCGCCTTAAACAGGTTGAAATGGAGAAACGGCCTATCGTAAGCCATTTGGTGTGCTGTGGCGTTGGCCACCCAGAGGTCGCCTGTGGCCGGTTTGAAGACCACCGCGTGCAAACTACCGGTTTTCAGCTGGTGCATGATCTGCTCTGCGACCGGGACGGTAATGTGCCCATAGTCTTGAAGGAGCACATGACCAAGCTTGGCGTTCCAGTCGCTATGCATCCCCATTGACATATAGACCATGCCAGGCTTGGTAGGGAACGGCAGATCGGTCGAATTATACACGTAGCACTTATCGTGACTTGTTTGTAGGGCAGCCATCTGCCCTGTTTTACCCCACGAAAGGCAGTAGAGGATGGAGAGCGTTCGAGGGTAGTCGCGCACCTGATGGATCGCCTCTTGAAGCGTTGTACCGAACTGAACGGCATCGCGCATGACATAGGTAAGGGGGCGTCCATCGAAGTTATTCGTTTGTTTGTCCCAGTCGTCACCTATTTCAGACATGGCGATGGTATCAGCATTCAGCGCGGTAACCACTCCGGCGAATCCCAGCCAACCGACACTTACAAAAGGCACTCCATGGTCTGGGGCGTAGACGATGAGGGCCGGATACTTTTGAATACCAGCATCGGTGGTATAGTCGAGCGCTCGGATTTGGATAAGATCACCGTGTTCCGTTGCTTTCCCATCAGCAGCGAAGAAAGAGCAGCTCCATTGAGAGATGTCGGGTATGGCCGATAGTCGTTCGATATCTCTTAGAGGAACGCCAGAACCATCGGCTAGCCCCTTCAGCTCTTCCAGATAGTCGGGGCGTAGGTGCTTCGCATAGAGCTTCCAGATGGCATCTACACGAGAAGGAGAGCACCCCATCCCCAGCATCATCATCGGGGCCACCTGCTCTGCAAGATAGCGTACCTCTTTTGCGCAAAGTTTCCCGTGCGCATAGCCCATTTCATAGGGTGTACCCCTCAGGTAGAGCACGGTTAGGCGATTGTCTCCGGCTCCAATAGTAAAGCGTTTCCCATGTAAAGCCACATTTACACGGGGTTGTGCTGCATGCAGTGGGCAGATGCCAATGGTAAGCATCAGCAAGGCAAGAGCATAACGAATGATGCGCATAGCCAGACTCCTTTTTGTAGCTTAAAAATACTAATTCGCCATTTTTTTCCGTGATTCCTGCAGGTTGCTATGCCGTTAGTCCAGACGGTGTGGGCGAGAGTTGAAGTGAGAGATGATCAGGAATTCAAGGACGTTCTCTTGGTTCAGCATGCCGATGAGCTTCGGCGAGTCGGTGGGCGTTTGAGGTGGCTCCATAACAAGAATGGGTTTATTGGGTGTGAACGCCTGAAGTACCTGTTCGAGATCGGTATTGGGATAGACGTAGGTAAAGTCACGTTGCATGACACCGGCGACGTAGGCATCGGGTCCCTCCTGTGCTAGGCCACGCAGCAGGTCGGCACGTGTCAACACCCCTTGTACCTCCTCACCGAAGACAACAGGAAAATCGTGTTGGCTGCCCGAGAGCAGTTTTTCGGCAGCAGTGCGCAGCGTGTCGCCAACGCTCAGGGTATGAAAATCGCGCAGCATGGCTTCACGTACGGTGTGACCCGTGGCCAGCAGATGCGTCTGGTAGGCGTTCGCCTCCTGGCCGGCAGCCACAAAGACAAAAACGGCGATGAGAAGAAGAAGCGGATTGAGGGTGAAGAGGGACCAAAGTCCCAAAAGCAGCGCCAGCCCCTGGCCGATGCTGGCGGCGATTCGAGTAGCCACCAACACATCCAGATATTTTGCAAGAAACGAGCGCAGAACACGTCCCCCATCCATCGGAAATGCGGGCAGCATGTTGAAGGCGAAGAGAGCGATATTAGACCAAAAGAGATCGACTACGAGGCGTGGTAAGGGGGCAGGTATTTGCGAGGGATCGAAGGGAACACCTGCTGCGGCGATCGCGATGCCAAGCAGAGCTGCAAGAACGACATTGACTGCAGGACCAGCCAGGGCAATCCAGAGCTCCGACTTCACATCCGGCAGGTTTTGTAGCCTTGCTACGCCCCCGATAGGATAAAGGACGATGTCGTAGGTTCGGATGCCGTAACGCCTGGCGGTAAGAGCATGACCGAGTTCATGGAGCACTACGCAAGCGAACAGCAGGATCACATAGATAACGCTGATCAGGCTATGACCCTGATTGCCTCCGATCCCTGTTGCGGCAACGAGGACGAGGAGCAGTAAGAAGGTGAAGTGAATGCGTATCGGGATACCCGCGATCACCGCTAAAAGAAAGGAGCCGGAATCGAACGGATTTTGGGGCCTTCGGAATGGCGACGCCGACTGATGTTCTGGTGGTTGTGGTGGGATGGGTGTCATACAAAACTCCTTTCCGCTTTCTTTTGATCTACGCAGAGATACTCGATAGATACGCCTGTTATTATGACGAGGGGACAGATTCCCTATGCCCTATATACATACCTTATTCAGCTCAATTATCTTCCTTTTTAACAAAAAGGTGGTGCAGTGGTCAGAGAATGGTATTTTGAAGAAGATTTTGTGGCCGCTAAGGTTTTGCGCCTTTCTTGATGATGCTTAAGCTCGACCACGCACTCTTTGGAGAGATAGAAAACGGTGATGCTAATGCGAAAGGATGTGTTTAGGATTTTGCGCCGATAGGGGCTTTCTCTAAGCGACGGCGAAGGTTAGAGTCGAGGATGCGTTTTCGCATACGAACGGATTTCGGGGTGACTTCCACAAGCTCGTCCGGACCAATATATTCTAAAGCCTGATCGAGGCTTAGGATGGCAGGAGGAGTGAGTCGCACCGCGATCTCAGAAGTTGAAGAGCGGATGTTAGTGAGGTGCTTTGTCTTACACACATTCACTTCGAGATCGCTATCTCGCTGGTGTTTCCCGACGATCATACCCGGATAGACCTCGGTTCCCGGCTCGATAAAGAGGATGCCTCTTTCTTCTGCATTGGAGAGGCCGAAGTGAGTCGCTGTACCCATTTCGGTGGCGAGGAGGGAGCCGCGACTAGCGCGACTAATGTCGCCGGCGTAAGGGTAATAGCCCGCGAACAGGCTATTGATGACAGCGGTACCTCGGGTGGCCGTGAGCAGTTCGTTGCGAAGGCCAAGCAGACCTCGTGTAGGCACGAGATAGATGAAATGAGCATTACCGCTCTCTTGCCACATGTTTTGCAATTCGCCCCGACGACGCCCCATCTGCTCGATGACGATGCC of Chthonomonas calidirosea T49 contains these proteins:
- a CDS encoding GH116 family glycosyl-hydrolase, with the translated sequence MPKQSTPYRHIYRGSRLCEIAFPLGGIGTGTISLGGRGDLRDWEIFNHPGKGFHLPFTFFLGYFESENDKGVARVLESRIPPPYSGASGLPTGRVPGLPRLHSNTFRGEYPFAWLHFHDDLLPVQLSLEAFNPLIPMDVESSSLPVAFFRWRVRNPTEHALSATIALCLLNPIGLTGHELPGSRYHQQLGRNLNTWQEENALHGIFMTGGKPQPSDPHHGDITLMTDWYNVSYRLRWERAGWWDDAQNFWDDFVSSKGHLSSDPQASPSPDHQTDVATLALHAHLAPKSHVELPFLIAWRFPNLVNYWNSEPEVHGKHIGNHYATRFQSSWEAARYTFENLASLEKTTRAFHHALYRSTLPPFVLDAVGANISILRSPTVLYTADGRMNAFEGCGDRGGCCPMNCTHVWNYAMSAAFLFPSLERSVRLTDFCHNTRPNGHMAFRTLLPLSSTLWQFKPAADGQMGTILRAYREWTQCGDRKFLQTIWPGVQRALEFAWQPGSWDSDQDGVMEGEQHNTYDIEFYGPNPLCSVLYLGALRAAEEMARELGFYEKASEYRNRYEQGRTRLVELLWNGEFFRQIVTTTNSGAVQQQSPNQLPLEPEPLHQFGAGCLSDQLLGQWMAHVIGLGYLLPPELVKKAIGSVFRYNWKPDLSQHASVQRCYALNDESGLLLCTWPHGRRPRYPFPYADEVWTGIEYQVASHLIYEGKLEEGLAIVRGVRNRHDGVRRNPWNEFECGHHYARALSSWGLLLALSGIRYSAPANRLEILPRWSADPFRCLFTAGTAWGIVHLDREGVLELEVLWGSFALTDLCLPPIFGQNTTVCLQKQQVPVVYQDARLHLSPTLALKAGDKLHVEASSS
- the tsaD gene encoding tRNA (adenosine(37)-N6)-threonylcarbamoyltransferase complex transferase subunit TsaD is translated as MRVLGIETSCDETSVAIVEEGERVLSNIVASQVDLHARYGGIVPEVASRHHVERFIPVMCEALASAKTTLDDVGLIAVTNRPGLLGALLVGVSAAKALAMALRRPIVAVHHLEGHLYSAFLADNTLYERLPLVALIVSGGHTQLVWMEGYGRYALLGATRDDAAGEAFDKGARLLGLPYPGGPNLSKLAEGGDPSRISFPRGMISEGLDFSFSGLKTALRTFLEKDQGATSLADIAASYEAAIVDVLVAKLRRALQATGAKTACVVGGVAANRLLQRRMRAMAVEEGLHLVMPEPTLCTDNAAMIAAAGYWRYRTCGADALSFDTLATAPLATFQLA
- a CDS encoding TrmH family RNA methyltransferase encodes the protein MELLGILKESPALKTLFEDCMAGRSGFTADHFDAQVRKWIGLSSSTALRWITYRGLGGEMDGVMALGMSDEACKAFLMYACGERAVRELLLRLPRDHWVELKYVAEWMRNGITELIDVQEENKENETVYKVTGRRRGRRSVIEHMVDGSKDGVLAEVRSLLRETSCRTRRYFAIEGDLLCLRAVEDGLAIHWLLYTPELKSDPLGYQLYEQACLQEVPRACLSGGLMAKLTTTRPVPRVIAVVETGVRSLTHFQLGSRSVLLIAENIANPDNLGMILRTADAAGAEGVMVVGEGSDPFHKNCIRAARGAIGRLPLLYCDNLRTALHAFVAKGTQVIGATGSAQETLWQLDFRPPLLLLVGNEQNGLTKEVLEVCTHQVRIPMVAGQDSLNVGVAAGILLYEIQRRLYAECSRRDMRVNSIVK
- a CDS encoding transaldolase family protein — protein: MATISLSDMTRREALVAELATQVKNPPARVGDVASDPALAKLRQLGTQLWMDTGDLEAARKLWRQEFSALTTNNTLANQVVQTGIMDEDIKEAARRIRDVEPGVAPDDLVMDIGFVINCHIALRLVSAFDAFVSVELHPSIAHDIEKTVRYAQRYYAVHPERFIVKIPMTPEGFCAVARARAEGIPINYTLGFSARQNYLATLLSKPNYCNVFLGRLNSVVADNHLGDGRFVGEKATLASQRVVRELREHHPDIPTRQIAASMRSGEQLLTLAGVDVYTAPPKAVEEFYAAHPRPESIESCLNKDYEVHLNPGADAETHRQLELLWTVDDAFKAFAKELAARGGVHLTGNDLRQADRDHGTRLFSNFTSEEQQAIREKGKIPDFARWKGRASLDDLMTEAALQSFIVDQEALDARIRKLIAEA
- a CDS encoding FAD-binding oxidoreductase, encoding MTVEGLLALLRDIVGDDGVLSADDFPWPRWWQSPPLAALCPKEKSQLAPLICALEEADVGIVPVGGGTRLHTGYSPSKPVVLVSSVHLNSLLDYQPDDLTVTVEPGMTLADLQGILAKRHQRLALDVPLPDRATLGGIVASAQSGFWRTAYGTPRDILIGVRAMMSGGVEVRGGGKVVKNVAGYDISKLFTGSWGTLGFLTELTFKVHTAPAFQRTLVWEVADLATGARIAFELYQAQLAAVGYWVTNEVASRPQVVLFLQGTRRRVDWQTDAYTDLARKLGVSMAPEELSQERQQEWQNRLARLSDATPLAVRISCLPTEVASLLERIGDAPDLQVTADCACGIVEIAAAAPELLSPKRVRELLPSPRTRLIWTRLDPITPELEDTERWGHLGADFPLQKLLKQSLDPHNTFSPGRFIGHL
- a CDS encoding C45 family autoproteolytic acyltransferase/hydolase, which gives rise to MRIIRYALALLMLTIGICPLHAAQPRVNVALHGKRFTIGAGDNRLTVLYLRGTPYEMGYAHGKLCAKEVRYLAEQVAPMMMLGMGCSPSRVDAIWKLYAKHLRPDYLEELKGLADGSGVPLRDIERLSAIPDISQWSCSFFAADGKATEHGDLIQIRALDYTTDAGIQKYPALIVYAPDHGVPFVSVGWLGFAGVVTALNADTIAMSEIGDDWDKQTNNFDGRPLTYVMRDAVQFGTTLQEAIHQVRDYPRTLSILYCLSWGKTGQMAALQTSHDKCYVYNSTDLPFPTKPGMVYMSMGMHSDWNAKLGHVLLQDYGHITVPVAEQIMHQLKTGSLHAVVFKPATGDLWVANATAHQMAYDRPFLHFNLFKALSDPFFKQPMPTSTAQKTSQVPINAR
- a CDS encoding site-2 protease family protein, with amino-acid sequence MTPIPPQPPEHQSASPFRRPQNPFDSGSFLLAVIAGIPIRIHFTFLLLLVLVAATGIGGNQGHSLISVIYVILLFACVVLHELGHALTARRYGIRTYDIVLYPIGGVARLQNLPDVKSELWIALAGPAVNVVLAALLGIAIAAAGVPFDPSQIPAPLPRLVVDLFWSNIALFAFNMLPAFPMDGGRVLRSFLAKYLDVLVATRIAASIGQGLALLLGLWSLFTLNPLLLLIAVFVFVAAGQEANAYQTHLLATGHTVREAMLRDFHTLSVGDTLRTAAEKLLSGSQHDFPVVFGEEVQGVLTRADLLRGLAQEGPDAYVAGVMQRDFTYVYPNTDLEQVLQAFTPNKPILVMEPPQTPTDSPKLIGMLNQENVLEFLIISHFNSRPHRLD